From the Palaemon carinicauda isolate YSFRI2023 chromosome 42, ASM3689809v2, whole genome shotgun sequence genome, one window contains:
- the LOC137632876 gene encoding octapeptide-repeat protein T2-like, producing the protein MSGASLLAQVKQRRRQEKWKRKKRIRERKRRKRKRRKGKKKNERGGERGKVEDKKEKEEKKKEDEEKEEEGRQKKRQKRNRRKRTKKIGKGGERGKVEDKKEKEEAEEEEEIEGRGGRRNEKEQQDKEEKIGEEEEEKEDEREEERGRERRGGKGEEKDEKQEEEEEGGEEEEKDEGKKGRGRKIVGGGRVKGGYEEKSDGREAEKTEQKEQREK; encoded by the exons ATGTCAGGGGCGTCACTGCTGGCGCAGGTGAAGCAACGACGCCGTCAGGAGaagtggaagaggaagaagaggataagagagaggaagagaagaaagaggaagaggagaaaggggAAGAAGAAAAACGAAAGGGGAGGAGAAAGAGGAAAGGTGGAAGACaaaaaggagaaagaggagaagaagaaagaagatgaggagaaagaggaggaagggAGACAGAAAAAGAGGCAGAAGAGGAATAGAAGAAAGAGGACGAAGAAAATCGGAAAGGGAGGAGAAAGAGGAAAGGTGGAAGACaaaaaggagaaagaggaggcagaagaggaagaggagatagA AGGAAGAGGGGGAAGAAGAAATGAGAAGGAGCAACAGGATAAAGAAGAGAAGAtaggggaggaagaggaagaaaaagaggatgagagagaggaagaaagaggaagagaaagaagaggaggtaAGGGAGAGGAAAAAGATGAGAaacaggaagaggaggaagagggaggagaagaggaagaaaaagatgaaggaaaaaaaggaagaggaagaaaaatagtaGGGGGAGGAAGAGTAAAAGGAGGATATGAAGAGAAAAGTGATGGTAGAGAAGCAGAGAAAACGGAACAGAAAGAACAAAGAGAGAAATAA
- the LOC137632922 gene encoding uncharacterized protein, translated as MSATFGATEPAAPTSHKKNIGQSQKNIKQGHDFDWICPSCQSKLVAVGVEPIYVLTLEEEERDEYEEELEGAVGCETIEVLPIEEYDEELEGAVGWETIEVLPIEEYEEEEDIVIFGGEVVDDEDEVQNEAECSEIVLPPLEVPINVQEISIDDGIPQSEVPPEEIIYKKNKYWARWSSASSGLSWLHL; from the exons ATGAGTGCGACCTTTGGTGCCACAGAACCTGCGGCACCAACATCACACAAAAAGAATATAGGGCAATcacaaaaaaatatcaaacaaggtCACGATTTTGATTGGATTTGCCCTTCTTGCCAATCTAAG cttGTGGCCGTTGGTGTGGAACCTATCTATGTGTTGACTttagaagaggaagaaagagacgAATATGAAGAGGAGTTGGAAGGAGCCGTTGGTTGTGAAACTATTGAAGTGCTGCCTATTGAAGAATATGATGAGGAGTTGGAAGGAGCCGTTGGTTGGGAAACTATTGAAGTGCTGCCTATtgaagaatatgaagaggaagaagataTAGTTATATTTGGTGGCGAG gTTGTGGATGACGAAGATGAAGTTCAGAATGAAGCCGAGTGCTCTGAAATTGTTTTGCCCCCCTTAGAAGTCCCCATTAATGTCCAAGAAATTTCTATCGATGATGGCATCCCACAATCAGAAGTGCCGCCAGAAGAAATCATCTACAAAAAAAACAAATACTGGGCGAGATGGAGCTCTGCAAGTAGTGGACTCTCATGG CTACACCTATAA